A window from Peromyscus eremicus chromosome 1, PerEre_H2_v1, whole genome shotgun sequence encodes these proteins:
- the LOC131901207 gene encoding hemoglobin subunit beta-H1, which yields MVHFTAEEKAAITSIWDKVDVEKIGGETLGRLLIVYPWTQRFFDKFGNLSSAPAIMGNPRIRAHGKKVLTSLGLAVKNMDNLKEVFAHLSELHCDKLHVDPENFKLLGNMLVIVLSTHFVKEFTPEVQAAWQKLVMGVANALSHKYH from the exons ATGGTTCACTTCACAGCTGAGGAGAAGGCAGCTATCACAAGCATATGGGATAAAGTGGATGTGGAAAAAATTGGAGGGGAAACCCTGGGAAG GCTCTTGATTGTCTACCCATGGACTCAGAGATTCTTTGACAAATTTGGAAACCTCTCTTCTGCTCCAGCCATCATGGGTAACCCCAGAATCAGAGCCCATGGCAAGAAAGTGCTGACATCTCtaggcttggcagttaagaacaTGGACAACCTCAAGGAGGTTTTTGCTCATCTAAGTGAGCTGCACTGTGACAAGCTTCATGTGGATCCTGAGAActtcaag ctCCTGGGAAACATGCTGGTGATTGTCCTTTCTACTCATTTTGTCAAGGAATTCACTCCTGAGGTGCAAGCTGCCTGGCAGAAGCTGGTGATGGGTGTGGCCAATGCTCTGTCCCACAAGTACCATTAA